The following coding sequences lie in one Silene latifolia isolate original U9 population chromosome 5, ASM4854445v1, whole genome shotgun sequence genomic window:
- the LOC141656627 gene encoding protein DETOXIFICATION 35-like: MGSALETLCGQAFGAGQVHMLGIYMQRSWIILTFSALALTPFYICATPILKLLGQENDIAEAAGRFTILTLPNLFSLALNFPTQRFLQAQSKLAVLTWIGFFTFIGHCFMLWLFIYILDWGLVGAAMVFNITSWVRVIAQVIYVIFWCKDAWTGFSMAAFKDLGAFFRLSIASALMLCLEIWYVPSLSLMAGGLEDAVVAVGSLAICMNINGIELMVFLGISGAISVRVSNELGMHRPRAAKYSVFTAVFQSLIIGLVCMVVVLVAKNHFAIIYTDSEVLKLAVSKLAWLLGVTMVLNSVQPVISGVAIGGGWQALVAYINLGCYYAFGIPVGYLLGYVANLGVQGIWGGRIIGTALQTLILLVILYRTNWNTEVEETSSRMQKWGGQDIKPVKNGDSTL; encoded by the exons ATGGGAAGTGCACTCGAAACGCTATGCGGCCAAGCGTTTGGAGCAGGACAAGTTCATATGCTTGGAATATACATGCAAAGATCATGGATCATCTTAACCTTCAGCGCTCTGGCACTCACACCTTTTTACATTTGTGCAACGCCGATACTCAAACTTTTAGGCCAGGAGAATGATATAGCTGAAGCTGCAGGAAGATTCACAATCCTTACACTTCCAAATTTATTCTCCTTGGCCTTAAATTTTCCCACCCAAAGGTTTCTACAAGCACAAAGCAAGTTAGCCGTGCTAACGTGGATTGGGTTTTTCACTTTTATCGGCCATTGTTTCATGCTTTGGCTTTTCATATATATACTTGATTGGGGATTGGTCGGAGCTGCAATGGTTTTTAACATCACGAGCTGGGTGAGAGTCATCGCACAAgtcatttatgtaattttttggtGTAAGGATGCTTGGACGGGTTTTTCAATGGCGGCTTTTAAAGACTTGGGGGCATTTTTTAGGCTTTCTATTGCCTCAGCTCTGATGCTTTGCCTCGAAATTTGGTATGTACCTAGCCTTTCTCTTATGGCTGGTGGACTTGAGGATGCTGTGGTTGCTGTTGGGTCTCTTGCTATCTG CATGAATATAAACGGGATAGAGCTCATGGTATTCCTTGGTATTAGTGGTGCAATAAG TGTTCGAGTATCAAATGAGCTAGGAATGCATCGTCCAAGGGCGGCCAAGTACAGTGTCTTTACAGCAGTTTTTCAGTCTTTAATTATCGGACTTGTATGCATGGTAGTAGTCCTTGTTGCTAAGAACCATTTTGCAATCATTTACACCGACAGTGAGGTACTAAAGCTAGCAGTTTCCAAACTTGCTTGGCTTCTTGGGGTCACCATGGTTCTTAATAGCGTTCAGCCCGTCATATCAG GTGTTGCTATCGGAGGGGGATGGCAAGCGCTTGTGGCATATATAAACTTGGGTTGCTATTATGCATTTGGAATTCCTGTTGGATACTTACTCGGCTATGTAGCGAATCTGGGAGTACAG GGTATCTGGGGAGGTAGGATTATCGGAACCGCTTTGCAGACACTGATCCTGCTGGTTATTCTTTACCGAACTAACTGGAACACAGAG GTTGAAGAAACAAGCAGTAGAATGCAGAAGTGGGGTGGTCAGGACATCAAGCCTGTTAAGAATGGTGATAGTACCTTGTAA